From the Cyanobium sp. M30B3 genome, the window AGGGCCAGGTGGTGGGTGGCCACAGCGGTGATCAGTCCCCGGCGCAGGCCCTCGATCAAAGCCAGCCGGTCGCTGGGAGCTCCCAGGGAGGGCCGCACATGCCAGCCCTCGGCCGTGGGATGGAGGCTGGCGGCATCGGCCACCAGATGCCACCAGCTCACCGTGGCCGGCGGTGGCGATGCGGCCGCGGCCAACAGCTCCACCGCCGCCGCCGTGGAGAGATTCATCAGCACCAGCTGCCGCTCCGGCCTGGCTGCGGCCAGCGTGAGCAGGCTCTGGAGCGGCAGGGTCTCGCTCAGTGGGGGGTCGAGGGGCCAGCCGGCGCGCAGGGCCGCCACCCCCTCGCGCACGAAGCCGCCGCCGCTGAGCTCCTCCTGCCGGGGAGCCACCAGCAGGGGGCGCTGGCCCATCTCACCCAGCAGCAGCCCCCGTTCCAGCAGCGCCAGCGGCGGCAGCTGGGCAGCGCAGGCCAGCCCGATGGCGCCGGCTTCCAGCTGCTCGCGGTGCAGGGCCAGCTCCCCGTCGCCACCATCGAGGCTGAAGCTGCCCCAGAGGCGCAGGCGCAGCGGCTCGGGCCACGCCATCCCCTGGAGGCGCTCCGGTCGGTCACGCCAGGGCAGGGCCCAGGGCAGCAGGGCCACCGTGCCGTAGCCGCCCGCGGCGGCGGCCGCCGCCAGGCTCGCCAGGTTTTCCTCCTGTCCGTGCCAGGGGTGCTCCAGCACGCAATGGGGATCCACCAGCGGTGGCGCCAGCAGCCAGCCCCGGGCCTCGGTGGCGGCCAGCCCCCGGGCCTCGGCCCTGGCGGCCACGCCCTCGCCCCAGAGCTCCAGGCGTCCCTGGCCGTCGATCAGGGCATCGCTGCGAACGGCGGGCGCGCCGGGCGCTGCCAGCAGGTCCACCTGGTGCAGCCACAGGGGAGCCGCCATCGCTCTAGAGGGCGCCCGCGGCGGTGCGGTCGAGCACACCGCCCAGATGGGCCGTGAGATTCATGGCCGCCACCACCGCCGTGCCGCCGCTGCCCTGGGGGTAGTCGATCACGGTCACGCCACCATTGCCCTGCTTGATCGTCCAGATGTCGGCGGGGCTGAGCCCGAGCAGGGCGCAGAGGATGGTCTTGTTCACGGCATCGTGGGCCACCACCAGGGCCGTCTCCTCGGCGTCGAGGCTGGCGGCGATGGTCTGCCAGGTGCTGAGGGAGCGCTGCCACACGTCGTGGATGGTTTCGCCCTCGGGCATCTGCACGGATTCGGGCGCCCGTTTCCAGTCGGCCAGCAGCTGGGGCCAGCCCTCGCCGATCTCCCGCTCCAGCCGGCCCTCCCACAGGCCGTGGCCGATCTCCACCAGGCCGCTGGTGCTGGTGAGGGGCACGCCGGGGTGACTGGCCAGGATGGCCTCGGCCGTCTGGCGGGGCCGGGCCATGGAGCTGGTGTAGGCGCGGTGAATCGGCACGGGTGCCAGGAAGGCGCCCGCCGCCTCGGCCTGGGCCCGACCATTGGCGTTGAGCGGAATGTCGATCTGTCCCTGGAAGCGGCCCTGGCGGTTCCAGTCGGTTTCCCCGTGACGCACGAGCAGCAGGCGGGACCCCTTCCCCTTGGCGGGCAGGGGGGATCCCAGATGGGCGGTGCTGTTGAGGGATTCCAGCTGCAGCTGCACGCCCCCGTCGTCCTGGCGGCTGAGGTTGAGCACCGACACCGAGGCGTTGTCCAGACGCAGCCGGCGGAAGCCCTCGCCGTTCAGCCCGAGCAGCGCCAGCACCAGGCAGCGCAGGATGGCGTTGTGGCCGATGACCAGCACGGTGGCATCTGCGCCGTCCAGGGCATCACCGTGGCGGTTCAGCAGCAGCTGCCGGAAGGTGCCGGCCTGCTCGAGCAACTCGGCCAGCGGGTTGTAGCGCCGGCCATCGGCCCGCTCCAGTTCCAGGCTGTGGGGGGCCTGGCGCCACAGCGCTTCCTGCTGGGGAAAGCGCTGGCGCAGCTCGTCGCGGCGCAGGCCGCTCCAGGGCTCCAGGTCGATTTCCAGCAGCTGGTCGCTGAACTGGGGCTCGATGGCCTGGCCGTGGCTGCTGAGCAGGTGGCGGCAGGTGTCGGCGGCCCGGCGCAGGGGGGAGCTGTACACCGCCTGAAGGGGCAGGTCGGCCAGCGCCCGGCCGGTGGCGAGGGCCTGGTCAACCCCCTCGGCGGTGAGTGCGCTGAGGTCGTCACGGCCCTGGATGCGGTGCTCGACGTTGAAGCTGCTGAGCCCGTGGCGGACCAGCACAATCCGGAGTGACACGGATCCAGGGCTGCGCTGCAGCATCGTATGGGAGCGTCGCCAGCCAGTCCTTGACCCAGACCCCTCCCCGGTCGCCGGCTCGCATCCCGGCCCGGCCAGCTGGCTGGCAGGTGCTGCTCGCCCTGCTCAGCCTGGCCCTGAGCGTGCTGCTCTGGGTGAGTGGCCTGCTGGAGAGCCTGGAGCGGCCCTCGGTGAATCCGGCCCTGTCGGTTCGCCAGCTGCAACTGGAGCTGCTGGCCGCTCCCGCCCTGCCCGATGGTCTGCGCGGCCTGCTGATCGGCTCCGGGGTGCCAGCCGAGCTGGCGGAACAGCTCCGGGAGCAGCGGGCGCAGGAGTCCGGACCGGGCACTCCCGATCAGTTGCTGCAGCAGCTGCTGCTGCAACGGCTTGGGGGGAACGACCCGCCCGGCAGCCCA encodes:
- a CDS encoding dihydroorotase is translated as MAAPLWLHQVDLLAAPGAPAVRSDALIDGQGRLELWGEGVAARAEARGLAATEARGWLLAPPLVDPHCVLEHPWHGQEENLASLAAAAAAGGYGTVALLPWALPWRDRPERLQGMAWPEPLRLRLWGSFSLDGGDGELALHREQLEAGAIGLACAAQLPPLALLERGLLLGEMGQRPLLVAPRQEELSGGGFVREGVAALRAGWPLDPPLSETLPLQSLLTLAAARPERQLVLMNLSTAAAVELLAAAASPPPATVSWWHLVADAASLHPTAEGWHVRPSLGAPSDRLALIEGLRRGLITAVATHHLALDPEEQLLPVDQRRPGLAGHGAPGGLVLPCLWRELVGGHGWSAAELWQVLCWGPAALLGEASEGLQSGSRRWLLFDPEATASWTARDSLSRAANQPLLGAAVRGQVRATGLTAPESWHLPAPGCPSD
- a CDS encoding histidine phosphatase family protein codes for the protein MSLRIVLVRHGLSSFNVEHRIQGRDDLSALTAEGVDQALATGRALADLPLQAVYSSPLRRAADTCRHLLSSHGQAIEPQFSDQLLEIDLEPWSGLRRDELRQRFPQQEALWRQAPHSLELERADGRRYNPLAELLEQAGTFRQLLLNRHGDALDGADATVLVIGHNAILRCLVLALLGLNGEGFRRLRLDNASVSVLNLSRQDDGGVQLQLESLNSTAHLGSPLPAKGKGSRLLLVRHGETDWNRQGRFQGQIDIPLNANGRAQAEAAGAFLAPVPIHRAYTSSMARPRQTAEAILASHPGVPLTSTSGLVEIGHGLWEGRLEREIGEGWPQLLADWKRAPESVQMPEGETIHDVWQRSLSTWQTIAASLDAEETALVVAHDAVNKTILCALLGLSPADIWTIKQGNGGVTVIDYPQGSGGTAVVAAMNLTAHLGGVLDRTAAGAL